The Biomphalaria glabrata chromosome 1, xgBioGlab47.1, whole genome shotgun sequence sequence CCTTgtgtttctgagtattttattaggtattgtttttctatttgtaaattatgcgtcagtgtttttatgtattatagctattttgctttttttatttttctgtcctgaagtgtctctaggttttgtgattttactaatttGTGTTACTcgaatcaaatttgaatattcgtttgtcacAAATCGCACTGATCAATTTTgcatttgttctagtttctttgtgttttcttgagttgaggaatCCCAAACTGAGGAGGCATATTCAATTTTTGGCCAAACTAAAGTTAAacagcattttagttttatgttctcgtttgagttgtaaaaaaatcttttgataaaccctaatgttttacttgatttcttttttaaattcatcaatatggggattccgtgataatttttcatttattattaaacctatctatttttagtttttattctgtattactggtttaccatgaataaaataagtagtttttatttattttaatttttttttactcttaataactggcattgttctgggtggaaagacatgctccaataaAAACTTTGTACATTTCTATTGACAaccaaaatgacattttataTGTTCTTGGTAAAACTTAAAGTAACAACATATTTGATGGTGCAGCATGAATTACTAGTTCGCGTATACAGGGCCACTAGCCTTAACAAATTCGTTACATAGACTGTGATATATCATTTGAATACAGATCAAAGACTGAACAATTAATAAAGTTATAATTTAACAACAACATGGAGGACGATTCGTACCTAAAATCTTTCAGTCTATATGACTATTAGATATAAATCAAATCCGTTTTAatatggaggaaaaaaaaaaaagaaatcacattACGGAAataattaagttaaaaaaatgtaatttttatcaTGAAGTCgagaaattcaaaattcacaaCCATAAACTAATTTTCTTTGttaagacaaaaaagaaaactaaataaatactaTGACAAACTGTAAGTCTTACGTCCATGCCTTATCAACCATAGGCtaaccccccccacacacacaaagccACTCATGTGGACCATAATAAATACAGCAACCATTAATTCAATGAACTCtatatgttgtgtctgttctattaatgtaaatgttgttgtttttttcagaaaaagagtccttgtaatcacaacgaattcccataaggatcaatacggcagtcttagtcttagtcaatAATTCCTCCGAATTCAGAATGCCATTTTGCTTAGAAGGCTATACATTTCATAATCAAGGcaaaaaatgtaacatatttttacaaagtattGTCAAAAATAAATGAGTGAATATATTATGAGTATGTTTAcaattactatatatatatatatatatatatatatatatatatatatatatatatatatatatatatatatatatataataatatatatatatatatatatatatatatatatatatatatatatatatatatatatatatatacatatatatatatatataggatatatatatatatatatatatatatatatatatatatatatatatatattacgtaTAAATTACAGAAAGTGATTGGAATGCTGTCTATTCCGAACGTATAAATCACAGCGATCTAAtaatttacacaattatttgttgttttttttttcaacgtttAATAAGTTAATCCCTTTGAAGCAAATATAAGATTAGAGTTTAGACCTTTCATCTCCGAATGGATTCTATCTGATTTAGTATAATTAAGTGCTGATTAATAGAAAGGaccaaaaaatatttagtttagaGTGCACACAGAAATTGAGTCCAAATACACACACATGAAATGTTCAGTCCTTGttactttgtatttattttgagCTATTGTGGAAATCTGAGGTCACTTCTGCGTTTTTGCCCAACCCACGTCTGCCAAGCATTGGAGCTATCACAAGTTGCCAACTTCAATCGATCCGAGTTTTGTTGAGATGCCAGGCACAAACCTGAAGGTTCGTGTTTGATCAATTTACTCTGTGGAATACACACAATTTATATAGTTTACTAAGTGTATTGATTGATTTTAAAACGTGTTATAATTAtcatacattattattatgttagaaacgaacgagtattcattctctggcgctgccagggtcgagtttcgttattattattattattattataattattattattattgaatatataCGACTGGAAGACCCAAGTAGAGATGCATTTAAGGTAAGTTTACTAACCCTCCCCTAGCTTATCACACATATGTCAATATGCTAATGGGCCACTGGTTCCTTTCTGTCTTACCATGCAGAAGTCAAGACCAAAGTGTGCATGTCCCAACAATTAATTAAGATGCTTACAATCATGAGTTACGGACCAAGTGGTCAAGTAATTGAGCTGCTGATTTAAAGATCACGAGTTTGAGTCACGGTAGAGACATTAGGATTTCTTACCAGAGATTCAAGAATTTTCCCTTGGAGAACTAAatccttgttttaaaaaatatatgtaggcaGATGCTGTAAAAATCATTTGATTTATGGCCGTTTGTTAACGCGGGTGTCATTTGACCAGCATGACGACCAACCTTTACTTTATCCAGCTCATGTCGGGAGGACATGGATTGCGTGGATTCAGGGGTGGTGGAGTCAGGGCAGGGACGtattaaaaatttcaaaatcccagtcttcacctagatttGAACCAGAGACCACTCGTTTTGGAAGTCAATGATAGTTTATTCTGGCAGGATGaagattttttgaaaaaaaaatgttttcaaactcTATTATATGATGATattagacgtttttttttttaacgttgcGAATGTTTGCTGTGTCTAACCTCTGCAATATACTGCCATTTCCCATAATTCTTGCAACTTGGCTTTTCCAAAACTACAGACGTATTGTCTGCACAAATGTGGCCAGCTTGTTGAAAAATCTGGCCATCCGTAGTGAAGTACCAAAACTGAGATTCAGCACTGATTGCACAGGAGTACATTATGGGAATGACTTTGCCACCATTGTCAATGCACATTTCAGGCTTCGTTAAAGCTTTGATCTGCAAACAAATTGCATCGAAAAGAAAGTTGGAATGGAATGAAAGAGACTACatgtattattaaaagaaaaaaatattatatgaaCAAAATGTGAAAATGATTAGTAAAAGAATTTCTATTAATCGTTATTGTTTGATATATTGGGGTAAAtgcaattagttttttttttttaatctatgacGTTACATCCTTATAGAAAAATTGAATCGATGAAAAATTATCCTAATCCATAAaggaaacagtttttttttgtatgtaaatatattgcccaaattattaatattatcttaATATAGGCTATAGGAATTAGGTCTAGAAAACTATAATACTCTACTTACTGTGCCAGCAAAGAAGACACTGTGAGGGAACTCATGTTCTGTGTAAATATTTCTCAGAAACCACTCAAAGCTTCTACATTTAAGGTTTTCTCTCAACTTTTTCCTTTCAGAAATATCTCCAATAGTCATATTCTACATACAAAGTAAAGCGAAGAAAAAAGAATTGATCAAACAAATCTTTATCTAcaacaaacatattttaattagttGCGGTGTCAcatcaaaagaaaagaaatgtactttaaaaacaacttactagagtatagtttttatattcataaaagtaatttttatagTCGTCCATCCAGACTTCAGCCAAGCGTATCGTGTTCCTGAAGACTTGTGCCACTGTCCCTTTTATGGGCATACGTTTTCTGTAGACATGGCCGATAAAGGAGCAGGGGTCTTGTTCCAGAGTCCCCCCACACATCCACGTCTGCCTCAGAATAAAACAAAGCAGAAGATACATTGAGGTGCACCTATTATGTTCATTTGGTCaatcattttaatttgattgaatttgttttcaattattGGTTGTCACGGGAGGCGAATAAAAAacgtttttctttaggtttaaaacaaaattactcgTTACCATGTCACACGTCTGACGTCACGCTGTGACGTAGCAACgtgctattggtctaaactgcccacaggtcgcaggtcagtgttgaggccttctataaagTTTGGTCTCGATATTATCCACGCTTTATTCTTCTGTTCATTATCCATTATTTGTTCTGAACACATCTGTGAAATTCAGAggtttcactttctttttctttcataatGCTGGTTATAGTACAATCTAAATAGgtcacttcataaataaaataagattattatgcctacattttaattttaactcgAGATGTTTATAATTGTACGACATGTCGATTTTATCTGATCAATTTTTGAACGAGCGTAAGAAAAAGCAGTACTGGATGGCATTTAATCAAGAGGCCTCTTtcaacatataaataaatatcaacatATTCGTTTTTAAAAGTATGACTATTTTATTCCGCAACAATTTTGAGTTCGCTTGGAGTAATGAATGAAAATGATAAACTTCGAAAAAGTTATCATCTTCAGTGAACTGAACCAGAGGTGCAGGTCGTCCACTCGTAAAATACCTTAATACATAAAAgcacgacatgaagctctttaaGATCGAtatcaacagaaaaaaaaaagcacaggaTAGATTTACACGGAGAGAAGAATAGAGTACGAGCATTGCATCTCAAATGATGAACACACAAAAAGTTGGGCAAAGGCTGAAAACGTTGTAGCGTCTGATGATAACAAAGTTCCAATCTGTGATCATGGCTGTGTGACAAGGATAAGTCACACGAGACGTTTCTAAAGGAATCTTATTATAATAGAGATGTAAAGTGTCACATATAGTCAGTTTACACAAGGAGTAATTGGAATTGTTAATATAGTCGATTGAAATTAAATCAGACCACATCGGGACGCGATCATCCAATTTACTGGTTTGGTCCTTTTACACGAATAAACACAATATCGATTTATTGTTTTTGATATTATAATACATGAATCTAGCAAACTTCTGGTGCGATCAACCGGAGTGGATTGATTAACAGCATTTTAGTGTAGAAATAAATGGGGCTTACATTCATTTACAGTGACTGTATCTTTAAATAGAATCCCATtctatatttttagaaatagctgaaacatttttttttgtagggagCTACTTATAAGATTCAAAGTCTGACCCTAACTGAATATGTGGCTTAGACACAACTTTCACTATCTCTGTGACATTTACCTTGAAAGACAGCTCAAGATTCTCTCCGCCCCAAAACTCCATCTCTGGGTCATACGTTCCTATTTCGTTAAAGAAATCTCGCGATATTGCAAACAGTCCACCTGGCATCGTTGGAGATCTACAAGAACAAAAAATTGAAGATttgtagttttttgttttattagctgaaaggaattatatttttactagCGTTAAACACCCTACCCCCGTTGATTTGTCGATCTAGAGATAGTCGTAATAAGGTTACACTCTTTACATATCATACTCTAGGATGTTTGCCCACACAAGTACGATCGCGTTCATACAGATGATATTCAGttttctcgaaaaaaaaaacagtaattaactgactaattggttaattttctgcattgattcatgtcttttcaacgccaatgaataagtgtgcaaagtttcaacttgatctgagaataggTATGAGAGAAATAACACATTTTTTCGTTAAACAGAGAAAGTcaatatacgctttgtaaaaatacatgtttatctttaaaaaaatttagagtTACCTCATTTTGCATAGTATATCAAAGGTATTTTTCAAAACAGAAAATAAGAGCTATTGGGTTTATGTCTTTAAAGCTGTTGTTACTTAATCACTTACCTAAAGTTGTTGTTACTTAATCACTTACCTAAAGTTGTTACTTAAATCACTTACCTAAAGTTGTTATTCCAGAAATCACTTACCTAAACGTATCACTTTCATCTTTACGCCTGAGCTTCTCTCTTTCCGGAACTGCCCCCCAGTCAAAATTCAAATTGTAATATCGAAAGATACCATAGGCCCATGTATGTGGCTCACACAACAACCTGAAGGTTACGTCATTAATTCCTGGGATTCGTGGAAACACCACAGCccttttgttttgtgttattcTAATCACAAGAGACTCTGACCAATCTAAAGACAGAGTAAAACAACGCAGAGAATATGAGACTGTCatacttttgttatttttaatgtaggtggtatttaattaataaaaatgttattaacaGCTATTGAATCAAAGCACACTTTCTCATCTTTTAAATgcaatgtctttaaaaaaaaatgcgagCAACTGGCTTCTAAGCCAATACCTTTCGGGTAGGTTGGGCTCGTCAGCTTTGGCAGGTTACTCAccaaggagaaggaaaactcttaaTCCTAGCCACTGCTACCTTTATTCGGTGTCCGGAAAGCGTGGCACATTGGCACAAATCCGATAGCTACCTAAAAAgttcgagtttgaatcctgaacTAGATGAAACAATTTTAACTGAGATATTGCTAATCAAAGGCAGCGCGGACACCATTTCCTAGAGACCACATCAGAGCGCACTAAGCATGCAAGAGTCATTATATGAACATAGAAGATCAGAGCGCATTGAGCTTGTTATAGTCATAGTAGGAACATGGAGACGCGCTATATCAAAGTATTGTATTTTAGAAAgtaacttagagacacttcagtaCAGAAGACTACAAAGtacattaacaataataaataaaacactgaaccataatttacaaacaaaaaacaacacaatctCATTCtaatactcagaaagaaacatttcttattccatttgCTAGAAGTTATTCTTCCCTTAAAGCaaaaaatgggttgcctgaatcagtcaggaaaactaacgacgtaacagagtttaaatcttttaatgaCAATGAACGCCTATATAGAGACGTGGATATGCTTAGAACGTTGaaatcttctctttcaatggaacgtctgtaatttctaagataaaataaaattcgaagttgatttttacaaagcttatatcagctcactctatctgtctatatgtctgtctgtctgttggtAAAAGTGTTTACActcttatttctcccacacccattctcggatcaagttgaaacttcgcacagttattcattgacatagacaagacatgaatcaattttaaaaagtaaccaattagtgaaACAATTActgttattaattatttcgtttgataccaacaagtgAATCTAATCCTCCAGTATTCATATATAAGGCTTAATTTGTTGTGTTTAGTCCCCTTCAATAATTGTTAACGATATTTCTGCCGCAAgaattctccgatcaagttgaagctctaacaattattttttgtacctaGCAAAACATAAATccataaaaaagaaacaattagacaattagttattggtaattaattatttaatttgatatcgaataaggaaaataacttgtacattattgatagatatagttttaaggaaaaagttctttccctttaaataagcttttttaaaggatttttaaaaaatatttttgcttgtTAGTTATATCTATCGAGGCATTTAACcgaaattttaacatttttcattTCAGTTTCAATACTCTGTTGGTATAAACCTGTGAATGAGTTACCTGGAAAACATTCAGTGTGAGAATCCAGAAACACAACAATGGGAGCGGTGGATGAGACGAAGCCCAGTAGTCGAGCTTTGATCAGTCCTTGCTGCGTGGGGCTGCGAACAATTTTGACTTTCGGGAATTTGCTAAAATATTTCTCCAGTGGCTTTTTCAATGCATCTGATTACAGAAATAATAgaagcaatttatttaaaattaagatGTTTCTCCATGTTGTTTACGCatccccttcttttttttattttaatgttagaataacaacaaaaacacatacacacacacatatgctgGAAAAAGGTTTATGTGTTAGAGAAGCTTACATGTTACTATTGCTCAATTTCGGCTTATTCGGCTACTTGAAGTTTCAATTTGATGTTTCGATATAAGACGAAcatataacaaggttacaacgacagtttgtgtggaaacacaaacttaaaatcggccccctaagtggtccacccaagcaGGTGAAAAGGCAGTTTtcgatattttcagaaagaacatcagaatgaaattctatcaaagacaaatgacagagaagaatggagaaagaaggttgacagatcttgtgtggtgccccaacggtccagcaaaccaaaggataggtgaaagtgaatctGGAGTTTaatgcgaacctggcctaacagatgtcttataatgaatatctaattgatctaattgttttgtaaagggtcaatttcttattcaaatcctcaagaaaaaaaacattgtggaaactcaaaatcggcccccgaaattttccacccaggcagataaaaaggcaggtatcaatattttcagaaagaacatcagaattaaattctatcaaacacaaatgacagagaagaatggagaaggaaggttgacagatcttgtgtggtgccccagcggtccagcagaccaaaggataggtgaaagtcaATGTGGAGTTAAATGctaacctggcctaactgatctaattgttttgtaaagggtcaatctcttatttaaatcctcaaaaaaaagaaaaaaaaattccgtaaaaaaaaattaaaaattcctttagttaagtgttccaTGGTTGTGGTgtagcactgcagttcacgcgataacatgaaaacctacttattaattgttgttttaaattatgtccaacttatatgcatactaaatagattttttctcttgaaaaaaaaagtaaacattttttttgtaaatgtagtaaatagtatgacagaacttacttaacttagcaatacaaatgtataaaaaaaatatttttttgacaaaacatctaaaaccatttgcataaatgtgttaaaaatactaaagagcctcccgtgtttgttactattaatagtgaatagttgtaaaagtggtatatttttatgacaAAGCTGCCTGCatatgtgatttaaaaaattagattttttgctttcagaaaaagtagccgttgcatcagaactttgaatggtctaaaatattatgatgtcggattttctctatcttttctagtttacgagatgtaaacgggacgaacggacagacattccacacaaaactaatagcgcccTTTCACCtctcgggggccgctaaaaagaaagCTCCTACCATATCTAAATACCAAAATGTAAGCCTAGactctaatttttgttttaaaggatAGACACTGCTTTGTAATACGTAGACATttacttttacattttacaaatagcTTAGGCCTATCAACACTATCTATATTCTGTTTACAGTCAGGACAGGATTTAAGTAAGCGAAGGTCTTGTAGGCCCCCATTCTGTTTACAGTCAGGACAG is a genomic window containing:
- the LOC106069663 gene encoding polypeptide N-acetylgalactosaminyltransferase 13-like, with translation MLNLLHQKMKRVFYKVLPLTPVVKLRKCASILLTSVFITFLIVMSMNWNSEQYLSQYLKQRAREIVLSTSTLILAREVRNSSGNLVPTFKQQPNVMDESILKMPINYGVDLYDNVTFPYFNDAINSSGPGEGGVAVKIQNIPAQDKAQYDEGWQKNSFNEYISEKISIHRSLPQCMSDACKRFINSYNGSKDEIAVVFVFNNEAWTTLLRSVHSVLSRTPEKTLREIVLVDDGSKLDALKKPLEKYFSKFPKVKIVRSPTQQGLIKARLLGFVSSTAPIVVFLDSHTECFPDWSESLVIRITQNKRAVVFPRIPGINDVTFRLLCEPHTWAYGIFRYYNLNFDWGAVPEREKLRRKDESDTFRSPTMPGGLFAISRDFFNEIGTYDPEMEFWGGENLELSFKTWMCGGTLEQDPCSFIGHVYRKRMPIKGTVAQVFRNTIRLAEVWMDDYKNYFYEYKNYTLNMTIGDISERKKLRENLKCRSFEWFLRNIYTEHEFPHSVFFAGTIKALTKPEMCIDNGGKVIPIMYSCAISAESQFWYFTTDGQIFQQAGHICADNTSVVLEKPSCKNYGKWQYIAESKLIKHEPSGLCLASQQNSDRLKLATCDSSNAWQTWVGQKRRSDLRFPQ